In a single window of the Papaver somniferum cultivar HN1 chromosome 8, ASM357369v1, whole genome shotgun sequence genome:
- the LOC113301137 gene encoding pentatricopeptide repeat-containing protein At3g53360, mitochondrial-like, with amino-acid sequence MIKNLKLHRLLSANYRQLQTRATEISSFETEISSNDYVCSLCRQNLFREAIHAFDFIQSKTPFHLNPTTYTHLISACSSLRLLNFGRIVHHHMVKSNFQPDIILQNHLLNMYGKCGSPEDARNVFDKMVARNLVSWTSIIAGYSQNRREIEAIDLYFHMRRSGILPDHFTFGNMLRVCSGLNDIELGRQFHAAVIKSEYGLERIAQNALVAMYTKFNRIDDALVLFDRISEKDTVLWGSMVGGLAQQGCPVEALQLFKEMLSMDGLFPNEFIFSSAFSACSSLFQLEYGKQLHSLSIKFGLGGDVFAGCSLSNFYAKCGSLYSAKMAFIQIQNPDLVAWNAITAGFAYSCDVNEAMECFSRMRHSGFIPNEITILGLLTSPSTLTQGQQVHCYVIKTGFNLDVRICNTLLTMYAKCSDLSKVFHLFEEMKNAVDLVSWNAVLTACLQHNQVNDVFRLLKFMHSSQYKPDEITVCIVLGACSSLASLKMGNQVHVYVMKSGLETEILVANGLIDMYTKCGALESARNLFEAMRSPDVVSWSSLIVAYAQFGYGDEALKLFETMRSLGTKPNHVTYVGVLSACSRVGYIEEAFHHYRTMEADYGITPTKEHCSCIVDLLARAGRLEEAEKFINQMQFHPDSIIWKTLLAACATQKNVKIGKRAMDGILKLDPSSSAAHVLLCNIYALTGSWEDVATMRTLMRSRNVRKVPGISWIELRDQVHAFMVEDRSHPKISEIYMVLGELRLHMFEAGYVPN; translated from the coding sequence ATGATTAAAAACTTGAAACTCCACCGGCTACTTAGCGCAAATTACCGCCAACTACAAACACGAGCAACTGAAATATCCAGCTTCGAAACTGAAATATCAAGCAACGATTACGTTTGTTCATTATGTAGACAAAACCTGTTTAGAGAAGCTATACATGCTTTTGATTTTATTCAAAGTAAGACTCCTTTTCATTTGAATCCAACTACTTACACTCATTTAATTTCagcttgttcttctcttcgattgTTAAATTTTGGTCGTATAGTTCACCATCATATGgtgaaatcaaattttcaaccggATATTATTTTACAGAATCATTTACTTAATATGTATGGAAAATGTGGGTCACCAGAAGATGCTAGAAACGTGTTTGATAAAATGGTTGCTAGAAATCTTGTTTCCTGGACTTCAATAATTGCTGGGTATTCGCAAAATCGTCGAGAAATTGAAGCAATTGATTTGTATTTTCATATGCGTCGTTCTGGTATTTTGCCTGATCATTTCACTTTTGGAAATATGTTGAGAGTGTGTTCTGGTCTTAATGATATTGAATTAGGAAGACAGTTTCATGCCGCAGTTATCAAATCAGAATACGGTTTGGAACGTATTGCACAGAATGCACTTGTTGCAATGTATACCAAGTTTAATCGGATTGATGATGCATTGGTTTTGTTTGAtagaatttctgaaaaagatacaGTTTTGTGGGGTTCAATGGTAGGTGGATTAGCTCAGCAGGGTTGTCCGGTTGAAGCTCTGCAACTTTTCAAGGAAATGCTATCCATGGATGGTCTCTTCCCTAATGAGTTTATATTTAGTAGTGCTTTCAGTGCCTGTAGTAGTCTTTTCCAATTGGAATATGGTAAACAGCTACACTCATTAAGTATAAAATTTGGGCTCGGTGGAGATGTTTTTGCTGGCTGTTCACTTAGCAACTTTTATGCAAAGTGTGGTAGTTTATATTCTGCGAAAATGGCCTTCATTCAGATACAAAATCCTGATTTAGTTGCTTGGAATGCAATTACTGCTGGGTTTGCTTACAGTTGTGATGTTAATGAAGCCATGGAATGCTTTTCTCGGATGAGACATTCAGGATTCATCCCTAATGAGATAACCATCTTAGGTTTGCTCACCAGTCCTTCTACGCTTACTCAAGGCCAACAGGTTCATTGTTATGTTATTAAGACGGGTTTTAATCTGGACGTTCGAATATGTAACACTCTCCTTACAATGTACGCGAAGTGTTCGGATCTCTCCAAAGTTTTCCATTTATTCGAAGAAATGAAGAATGCCGTAGATTTAGTTTCCTGGAATGCAGTTCTTACAGCTTGTCTACAGCACAACCAGGTGAATGATGTTTTTCGATTATTAAAGTTTATGCATAGTTCTCAATACAAACCCGACGAAATCACTGTGTGTATTGTTTTGGGTGCTTGTTCGAGTTTAGCATCTCTAAAGATGGGAAATCAAGTTCATGTTTATGTCATGAAATCTGGACTAGAAACCGAGATTTTGGTTGCGAATGGCTTAATTGATATGTATACAAAATGTGGTGCACTTGAAAGTGCTAGAAATCTCTTTGAAGCAATGAGAAGCCCCGATGTTGTTTCTTGGAGTAGTTTGATTGTTGCTTATGCGCAGTTTGGCTATGGTGATGAAGCTCTGAAACTCTTTGAAACTATGAGAAGCCTAGGCACTAAACCGAACCATGTAACTTATGTTGGGGTTCTTTCTGCTTGTAGTCGTGTTGGATACATAGAAGAAGCTTTCCATCATTATAGAACCATGGAGGCTGACTATGGGATCACTCCAACTAAAGAACATTGCTCGTGTATAGTAGACCTACTTGCTCGTGCTGGACGGTTAGAAGAGGCAGAGAAATTTATTAATCAAATGCAATTTCATCCTGATAGTATCATATGGAAAACCTTACTTGCAGCTTGTGCAACTCAAAAGAATGTAAAAATCGGAAAGAGAGCTATGGATGGTATTTTGAAATTGGATCCATCAAGTTCAGCTGCTCATGTATTACTTTGTAACATATATGCATTAACTGGTAGTTGGGAAGATGTTGCTACAATGAGAACATTAATGCGAAGTAGAAATGTCAGAAAGGTTCCTGGGATAAGCTGGATAGAACTTCGGGACCAGGTGCATGCATTTATGGTAGAAGATAGATCGCATCCAAAAATCAGTGAGATATATATGGTTCTAGGTGAACTACGGCTGCATATGTTTGAAGCTGGTTATGTTCCAAACTAA
- the LOC113301791 gene encoding protein transport protein SEC23-like, with product MGEFLDLEAQDGVRMPWNVIPGSKQELTTCVIPVSTIYTPLKSFPNIPVLPYSPLRCRTCRSVLNPFSMVDYTAKIWICPFCFQRNHFPSGYDSLSEDNLPAELFPQYTTIEYESPSEKSSIPPVFLFVVDTCMIEEELGFLKSALSQAIDLLPDNSLVGLITFGSYVYVHELGFGQIPKSYVFRGSKDYTKEQILEQMNFFAKKPKPTTGVIAGARDGLSAESIARFLLPASECEFALNSVLEELQKDPWPVNPDQRATRCTSTALSVAASLLGACVPGSGARIMAFVGGPATEGTGAIVSKTLSEPIRSHKDIDKDSAPYYLKAVKFYEGLAKQLVIQGHVLDLFACALDQVGVAELKVAVERTGGLVVLAESFGHSVFKDSLKQVFQSGDYDLGLSSSGTFEVNCSKDVKVQGIIGPCASLEKKTPLSSETVIGQGNTSAWKMCGLDKATSLCLIFDIVKKDIPEAIGQPTTNQFYFQFLTYYQHSNGQMRLRATTLSRRWVTGTGSLQDLISGFDQEAAAVVMARLVSFKMETEVEFDPIRWLDRSLIRLCSRFGDYQKDSPSSFSLSPRFSIFPQFIFHLRRSQFVQVFNNSPDETAYFRMILNRENVSNSVVMIQPSLISYSFQSGPEPALLDVAAIAADRILLLDSYFTVVIFHGATVAMWRKAGYQHQQEHEVFAQLLKAPHDDADATIKERFPVPRLVVCDQHGSQARFLLAKLNPSATYNSTANPLPGGYVIFTDDVSFEVFLDHLQRLVVQQ from the exons atGGGTGAATTTCTTGATCTAGAAGCACAAGATGGTGTAAGAATGCCATGGAATGTAATACCAGGGTCAAAACAAGAATTAACAACATGTGTGATTCCAGTTTCAACAATTTACACACCACTAAAATCATTCCCAAATATACCAGTTCTTCCTTATTCACCTCTACGTTGTCGTACTTGTAGATCAGTATTAAACCCATTCTCAATGGTCGATTATACTGCTAAAATTTGGATTTGTCCTTTTTGTTTCCAAAGAAATCATTTTCCATCTGGTTATGATTCATTATCTGAAGATAATTTACCTGCTGAACTATTCCCACAATATACAACTATTGAATATGAATCACCTTCTGAGAAATCTTCAATTCCTCCTGTTTTTTTATTCGTTGTTGATACTTGTATGATTGAagaggaattagggtttctgaaatctGCTTTATCACAAGCTATAGATTTATTACCCGATAATTCACTTGTTGGTTTGATTACTTTTGGGAGTTATGTTTATGTTCATGAGTTAGGGTTCGGGCAGATCCCTAAGTCTTATGTGTTTAGAGGTTCTAAAGATTATACTAAAGAACAGATTTTAGAGCAAATGAATTTCTTCGCTAAGAAGCCCAAACCAACTACTGGTGTTATTGCTGGTGCTAGAGATGGACTTTCTGCAGAAAGTATTGCCAGGTTCTTATTGCCTGCTTCAGAATGCGAATTTGCTTTGAATTCT GTATTAGAGGAGCTTCAGAAAGATCCTTGGCCTGTAAATCCAGATCAGCGAGCAACAAGGTGCACAAGCACGGCCCTAAGTGTAGCTGCGAGTCTGTTAGGAGCTTGTGTTCCTGGTTCTGGAGCGAGAATTATGGCATTTGTGGGTGGACCAGCTACTGAAGGAACAGGAGCT ATTGTATCGAAGACTTTATCCGAACCTATTCGTTCTCACAAGGACATTGATAAAGATTCTGCCCCCTACTATCTTAAGGCTGTTAAATTCTATGAGGGGCTCGCAAAGCAGTTGGTGATTCAAGGACATGTATTGGATTTGTTTGCTTGTGCTCTTGACCAG GTGGGTGTAGCAGAACTTAAAGTTGCAGTTGAAAGAACTGGAGGACTTGTTGTTCTGGCCGAAAGTTTTGGCCATTCTGTTTTCAAAGACTCTCTGAAGCAGGTGTTCCAGTCGGGTGATTATGACCTCGGTCTTTCCTCTAG TGGAACATTTGAGGTCAACTGCTCCAAGGATGTCAAAGTACAGGGTATTATTGGTCCTTGTGCATCTCTCGAAAAG AAAACTCCTTTAAGCTCCGAAACAGTCATTGGCCAGGGGAATACAAGTGCTTGGAAAATGTGTGGCCTTGACAAAGCCACATCTCTATGTTTGATTTTTGATATTGTGAAAAAGGATATCCCAGAAGCTATTGGTCAACCCACGACCAATCAATTCTATTTCCAGTTTCTGACTTA TTATCAGCATAGTAATGGACAAATGAGACTTCGTGCTACAACACTTTCTAGAAGATGGGTTACTGGAACTGGCAGCTTACAG GACTTAATCTCTGGTTTTGACCAAGAAGCAGCTGCTGTAGTCATGGCGCGACTTGTTTCTTTCAAGATGGAAACCGAG GTTGAATTTGATCCTATCAGATGGCTTGACAGATCATTGATACGCTTATGTTCTCGATTTGGTGATTACCAGAAAGATTCTCCATCTTCCTTCAGCTTATCTCCGCGGTTTTCAATATTTCCGCAGTTCATTTTTCATTTGCGACGTTCTCAGTTTGTCCAG GTCTTTAACAACAGTCCAGATGAAACTGCATACTTCAGAATGATTTTAAACAGGGAAAATGTGTCCAATTCAGTCGTCATGATTCAACCTTCGTTGATATCTTACTCATTTCAATCGGGCCCGGAGCCAGCTCTCCTCGACGTGGCTGCTATTGCAGCTGATAGGATCCTACTTCTGGATTCCTATTTTACAGTAGTCATATTTCATGGAGCAACCGTTGCTATGTGGCGGAAGGCTGGATATCAACATCAACAGGAGCATGAG GTATTTGCTCAGTTGCTGAAAGCTCCTCATGATGATGCTGATGCAACTATTAAGGAGCGATTCCCGGTTCCTCGCTTAGTTGTTTGTGATCAGCACGGTTCTCAG GCTCGCTTTTTGCTGGCAAAATTGAATCCTTCAGCAACATACAACTCAACTGCTAATCCTTTGCCAGGAGGGTATGTTATCTTCACGGATGATGTTAGTTTTGAGGTTTTCTTGGACCATCTTCAAAGGCTAGTTGTTCAACAGTAG